One Gammaproteobacteria bacterium genomic region harbors:
- a CDS encoding Na/Pi cotransporter family protein produces the protein MVSNDDAKTIIAGIAIFLIGMHYMEDGFKLFSGGALENILEKFTSTTLKAIGTGFLATAVVQSSSLVSVIIISFLSAELIGLTQAVGVVFGSNIGTTATAWLVSAFGLKIKIAHYALPMLIFGVIMQFSKHITYKGLGSVLIGLGFIFLGIAYMKEGFETLKQGLDLAEYAMAGYLGVFVYILFGAIATIVIQSSSATMAIIITALATGQIDYINALSLAIGANIGTTVTAALGALASNKNGKRLAVAHFIFNIITGLFAVIFIYQLKDLVDFLAPLLLISSNDDAMRLALFHTIFNVAGVLIVAPFVVYLVRYLETLFREEARGRGRAKYLTSEVMEIPATALAALRKETIHLYDKSLEAIVHAMNLHRTEIFSDADIDEVVEHSNAPIKIDVDKVYQQELKSLYGEIIQYASISQNYMDQEGNNEIYELKLTARNIIEMVKDVRELQRNLNFYSKGHNTVTIEEYDKLRAQLIAVLRKIQHVREFTGDEEDILTEIEVQRDIVNENEIKLNHEVDSLIRENKIDPNTASSLINDIGFAHSISKKLLSSAITLWVKDQEIKELGDEYGYE, from the coding sequence TCGGCATGCACTACATGGAAGACGGCTTTAAGCTATTCAGTGGCGGAGCTCTGGAAAATATTCTGGAGAAATTTACCAGTACGACACTGAAGGCTATCGGTACCGGATTTTTGGCGACAGCCGTCGTCCAGAGCTCTTCATTGGTTTCGGTCATCATTATTTCCTTTCTCTCTGCTGAACTCATAGGCCTGACACAGGCGGTAGGTGTTGTTTTCGGTTCTAATATCGGCACCACTGCCACGGCCTGGCTAGTCTCCGCTTTCGGCCTGAAAATTAAAATCGCCCACTATGCCTTACCCATGCTCATTTTTGGCGTGATCATGCAATTTTCCAAACATATTACCTACAAGGGCTTAGGCAGCGTTTTGATTGGACTGGGTTTTATTTTCCTGGGAATCGCATACATGAAAGAGGGTTTTGAAACCCTCAAGCAGGGACTGGACCTGGCAGAGTATGCAATGGCCGGTTACCTGGGTGTGTTTGTTTATATTCTTTTCGGTGCTATCGCCACAATTGTTATCCAGTCTAGCAGTGCAACCATGGCGATCATTATTACTGCGCTCGCTACCGGCCAGATCGACTATATCAATGCACTCTCCCTGGCGATAGGTGCGAACATCGGTACCACGGTAACCGCAGCACTCGGAGCCCTGGCATCTAATAAAAATGGTAAGCGCCTCGCAGTGGCGCATTTTATCTTCAATATTATTACCGGCCTGTTTGCGGTGATATTTATCTACCAGTTAAAAGATCTGGTTGATTTTCTGGCCCCGCTTTTATTGATCTCGAGTAATGACGACGCCATGCGGCTGGCACTCTTCCATACCATTTTCAATGTGGCCGGAGTGCTGATTGTTGCACCATTTGTCGTATATCTGGTCCGCTACCTGGAAACCCTGTTTCGTGAAGAAGCCAGGGGCCGTGGTCGGGCAAAATATTTAACCAGTGAAGTGATGGAAATCCCGGCTACCGCGTTGGCCGCACTGCGGAAAGAAACCATTCACCTTTATGACAAGTCACTGGAGGCTATTGTCCATGCAATGAATCTGCATCGTACCGAGATTTTTTCCGATGCCGATATCGATGAAGTCGTCGAGCATTCCAATGCACCGATAAAAATTGATGTTGACAAGGTATATCAGCAGGAGCTCAAGAGCCTGTATGGAGAGATCATCCAGTATGCGTCGATTTCACAAAACTATATGGACCAGGAGGGCAATAACGAAATATACGAGTTGAAATTAACCGCCAGAAATATAATTGAAATGGTAAAAGATGTAAGGGAACTACAAAGAAACCTGAATTTTTATTCAAAAGGTCACAATACTGTCACAATCGAAGAGTATGATAAGTTGCGCGCGCAATTGATCGCTGTTTTACGCAAGATACAACATGTAAGAGAGTTTACGGGTGACGAAGAAGACATCCTGACGGAGATCGAGGTTCAACGGGATATTGTAAACGAAAACGAAATCAAACTGAATCACGAAGTGGATTCATTGATCAGAGAAAATAAAATAGATCCAAATACGGCATCTTCCCTGATAAATGATATTGGTTTTGCCCATAGTATCAGCAAAAAACTTCTTAGTTCTGCTATTACATTATGGGTGAAAGACCAGGAAATCAAAGAACTTGGGGATGAATATGGATACGAATGA
- the rapA gene encoding RNA polymerase-associated protein RapA, with the protein MQEFVVGQRWISAAELQLGLGMVIEIEHRTVIIVFPATGETRIYARADAPLTRVRFREGDWVEKQDGLILKVIELTEVNGLIVYHCEDEHGNLVQLPEGRLSNFLQLNQPGERLLNAQIDRNKWFSLRSKTREIANRLQQSAVFGLAGSRTSLIAHQLYIAHEVSRRYAPRVLLADEVGLGKTIEAGLILHQQLLLERARRVLIVVPESLVHQWLVEMLRRFNLMFSIFDEARLDDPEHEEFEGDDTENPFHGEQLVLCSLEYLINHPEQAAHAHAGEWDLLVVDEAHHLLWSPEAPSSEYQLVENLAENTAGLLLLTATPEQLGKESHFARLRLLDPDRFNDLDRFLSEEKGYLRLAEEAQALLDDPEQAETLSDLLDQHGTGRVLFRNTRHVVKGFPAREVYPVALAGGEGDPYRDWLGEFLREYRANKVLVITAAAVTAQQLVADLKQYYGVRAALFHEELTLLERDRAAAWFSDHEDGAQVLICSEIGSEGRNFQFAHHLVLYDLPRNPDLLEQRIGRLDRIGQNAVINIHVPFVKGSARQILFRWYHESLGAFSNTCPAGHQVYLKTRNELERYLDNPQLPVDAFIDQTRELHQALDQELQQGRDRLLEINSCRPLVAESLIEEAMQRELDFDLFNYMERIYDCYGVNSEIRGQDRWVITPGDNMLTQMPGLPEDGMTVTYDRSAALANEDLHYLTWEHPFVRNSMDMILSSEFGNTALIALNYAGVKAGTVLAECHFLMEFSDDSGRHNERYFPNSSIRVVIDESGEDHSESLELELSLQQSQRVDKDTAIKIVKARQTELARMLEMAELIADTRVPGLIAQARSGGRELLGHEVARLEALQKVNPGVRNDEIEFFQSQLDHFEVALEHARLRLDAVRVIVSI; encoded by the coding sequence ATGCAGGAATTTGTGGTAGGTCAGCGCTGGATCAGTGCGGCTGAACTTCAGCTTGGTCTTGGTATGGTGATCGAAATCGAGCACCGTACGGTCATTATCGTATTCCCGGCGACGGGTGAAACCCGTATATATGCACGCGCCGATGCACCGCTCACGCGGGTGCGTTTCCGCGAGGGTGACTGGGTTGAGAAACAGGATGGCCTCATTCTGAAGGTAATCGAGTTGACCGAAGTCAACGGTTTGATTGTCTACCACTGCGAAGACGAGCACGGCAACCTGGTTCAACTTCCCGAAGGCAGGTTGAGTAATTTTCTACAACTCAATCAGCCCGGAGAAAGATTGCTGAATGCGCAGATTGATCGCAACAAGTGGTTTAGTCTGCGCAGTAAAACCCGCGAAATCGCCAATCGCCTGCAGCAGTCGGCCGTATTCGGCCTGGCCGGCAGCCGCACCAGCCTGATTGCCCACCAGCTCTATATTGCGCATGAAGTGTCTCGCCGCTATGCGCCACGGGTTTTGCTTGCCGATGAAGTGGGTCTCGGTAAAACCATCGAAGCCGGATTGATACTGCACCAGCAGTTGTTGCTCGAGCGAGCGCGGCGGGTATTGATCGTCGTGCCGGAATCGCTGGTACACCAGTGGCTGGTCGAAATGTTGCGCCGCTTTAACCTGATGTTCAGCATCTTCGATGAAGCGCGGCTGGACGATCCCGAGCACGAGGAATTCGAAGGTGACGACACCGAAAATCCTTTTCACGGTGAACAGCTGGTGCTTTGCAGCCTGGAGTACCTGATCAACCACCCCGAACAGGCGGCGCACGCTCATGCCGGTGAGTGGGACCTGCTGGTGGTGGATGAAGCACACCATCTTTTATGGTCGCCCGAAGCACCCAGCTCCGAGTATCAACTGGTCGAGAATCTTGCCGAAAATACTGCGGGATTATTGCTGCTCACGGCAACCCCGGAACAGCTGGGTAAGGAAAGTCATTTTGCGCGTTTGCGCCTGCTCGATCCGGACCGGTTCAACGATCTGGATCGATTTCTGAGCGAAGAAAAAGGGTATCTGCGGCTGGCCGAGGAGGCCCAGGCTTTGCTCGACGACCCGGAACAGGCGGAGACATTAAGCGATTTGCTCGACCAGCACGGCACCGGGCGGGTTTTATTCCGCAATACCCGCCACGTGGTCAAGGGATTCCCGGCACGCGAGGTGTACCCGGTGGCGCTCGCGGGCGGTGAAGGTGATCCCTACCGGGATTGGCTGGGGGAGTTTTTACGAGAATACAGGGCCAATAAAGTACTGGTGATAACCGCGGCGGCGGTCACCGCTCAGCAGCTGGTTGCCGATTTGAAACAGTATTATGGCGTGCGCGCGGCGCTCTTTCACGAGGAACTGACGCTACTGGAGCGAGATCGTGCCGCGGCCTGGTTTTCGGACCATGAAGACGGGGCGCAGGTATTGATTTGCTCCGAAATCGGCAGTGAAGGCCGCAACTTTCAGTTCGCCCATCACCTGGTGCTTTATGATTTACCCCGCAATCCCGATTTGCTGGAGCAGCGAATCGGGCGCCTAGACCGAATTGGACAGAACGCGGTCATCAACATCCACGTACCCTTCGTCAAGGGAAGTGCGCGGCAGATCCTGTTTCGCTGGTACCACGAAAGCCTGGGCGCGTTTTCAAATACCTGCCCGGCCGGACATCAGGTTTACCTGAAAACCCGGAACGAGTTGGAACGCTACCTGGATAATCCACAGTTGCCCGTTGACGCTTTTATCGATCAGACGCGTGAACTGCATCAAGCGCTCGATCAGGAGCTGCAGCAGGGCCGTGATCGTTTGCTGGAGATCAATTCCTGCAGGCCCCTGGTTGCCGAATCGCTGATCGAAGAAGCGATGCAACGTGAACTGGACTTCGATCTGTTCAATTACATGGAACGTATTTACGATTGTTACGGGGTGAACAGCGAGATTCGCGGACAGGACCGATGGGTCATAACTCCCGGAGATAATATGCTGACCCAGATGCCGGGACTGCCGGAAGACGGTATGACCGTGACCTACGATCGTAGCGCGGCACTCGCCAACGAAGACCTGCATTACCTGACCTGGGAGCATCCGTTCGTGCGCAATTCGATGGATATGATCCTGAGCAGCGAATTCGGTAATACTGCGCTAATCGCCCTGAATTACGCCGGGGTTAAAGCCGGCACGGTGCTAGCCGAATGTCATTTCCTGATGGAGTTCAGTGATGATTCGGGCCGCCACAACGAGCGCTACTTTCCCAATTCAAGCATCCGGGTCGTGATTGACGAATCCGGGGAAGACCATTCCGAAAGCCTGGAACTGGAATTGAGTTTGCAACAGTCACAGCGCGTTGACAAGGATACCGCAATCAAGATTGTCAAAGCCCGGCAAACCGAGTTAGCGCGTATGCTGGAGATGGCGGAATTGATCGCCGATACCCGTGTACCCGGGTTAATTGCACAGGCCCGATCCGGTGGGCGCGAATTACTCGGGCACGAGGTTGCGCGCCTGGAAGCCTTGCAAAAGGTGAATCCCGGGGTGCGTAACGACGAGATCGAATTCTTTCAGAGTCAGCTCGATCACTTTGAAGTCGCGCTTGAGCATGCTCGTCTGAGGCTCGACGCGGTACGGGTGATCGTGTCGATTTAG
- the bioD gene encoding dethiobiotin synthase, whose translation MIALDDSGYFITGSDTDVGKTYIACEIVRQLRQLSIGIETRKPIESGCAVSATGDLLTRDAAALQAANDHRETIERITPYRYRAALAPHRAARLEQQQVYLESLVDACSRDHVEHRLIVEGAGGFYSPLAENGLNADLASALQLPVIIVVNNRIGAVNQGLMTLHAVQSRQLRVAAMVLNQVNPEIDTDMDNESDLKSYCDLPLFCCGHDAPLPKLFS comes from the coding sequence ATGATTGCGCTTGATGACAGCGGTTACTTCATCACAGGATCCGATACCGATGTCGGTAAAACCTATATCGCCTGCGAAATCGTCAGACAGCTGCGCCAGCTGAGTATCGGCATCGAAACCCGCAAACCGATAGAATCAGGATGCGCGGTTTCGGCGACGGGAGACCTGCTCACCCGGGACGCGGCAGCGCTGCAGGCGGCCAATGATCATCGCGAAACTATCGAGCGGATTACGCCCTACCGCTATCGCGCGGCGCTTGCGCCACACCGGGCTGCGCGTCTTGAACAGCAGCAAGTTTACCTCGAGTCTCTGGTTGACGCCTGCAGCCGCGACCACGTCGAACATCGACTGATCGTCGAAGGCGCCGGAGGATTTTACTCGCCGCTGGCCGAGAATGGTTTGAACGCAGACCTCGCGAGCGCACTCCAACTACCGGTTATCATCGTTGTCAACAACCGTATCGGTGCGGTAAACCAGGGCCTGATGACGCTGCACGCGGTACAAAGCAGGCAGCTGCGCGTCGCCGCCATGGTATTGAACCAGGTTAACCCGGAGATCGACACCGACATGGACAACGAATCCGATCTGAAGTCATATTGCGACCTGCCCCTGTTTTGTTGCGGGCATGATGCCCCGTTGCCGAAGTTGTTCAGCTGA
- the rarD gene encoding EamA family transporter RarD translates to MNRGYAVILSGYVGWGLFPLYWALLAHVPAIEVLLHRMLWSLPVLLLLVWLNDRRRSQVKNALLSWHELRWLALSSLVICLNWGIYIWAVANQRVVEASMGYFLTPLLNVVAGVVMFKERLTRLNIVAIMFAATGVAYYVFTTATIPWTGLAVGLTFAAYGLMRKQMKTNAVPGLLVEILLLLPFTLALIAWLHYQGEAIFLNTTLDTNLLLVLGGPVTVIPLAFFTAGTRMLPMTTVGILFYVTPSLQFLSGVVVLGEAFNYNKLLGFFGIWIGLAIFSYDLLTRRATPGARV, encoded by the coding sequence ATGAACCGGGGCTATGCTGTCATACTTAGCGGCTACGTCGGCTGGGGATTGTTCCCCCTCTACTGGGCCTTGTTGGCCCATGTCCCCGCGATCGAAGTGCTACTGCACCGCATGTTATGGTCGCTGCCGGTTCTTTTACTGCTGGTATGGCTGAACGATCGACGCCGATCGCAGGTTAAGAACGCGTTGTTATCCTGGCATGAACTCAGATGGCTGGCACTCTCCAGCCTGGTCATTTGCCTGAACTGGGGCATCTATATCTGGGCCGTTGCCAACCAGCGCGTGGTTGAGGCCAGCATGGGCTATTTCCTGACACCGCTGTTAAACGTCGTTGCCGGAGTCGTCATGTTCAAAGAAAGGCTGACCCGTCTTAATATCGTCGCAATCATGTTTGCCGCGACGGGCGTCGCCTACTATGTATTCACCACCGCCACGATCCCCTGGACAGGACTCGCGGTCGGGTTGACCTTTGCCGCCTACGGATTGATGCGTAAACAGATGAAGACCAATGCCGTACCCGGGCTGCTGGTCGAGATACTGCTGCTACTGCCGTTTACGCTGGCGCTGATCGCATGGCTTCATTACCAGGGAGAAGCAATATTCTTGAATACTACGCTAGATACCAATCTGCTGCTGGTTCTCGGCGGGCCGGTGACCGTGATCCCGCTCGCATTCTTTACCGCCGGGACGCGCATGTTGCCGATGACGACGGTCGGGATACTGTTCTACGTCACCCCGTCATTACAATTCTTATCGGGCGTGGTTGTGCTCGGAGAGGCTTTCAATTACAACAAGTTACTTGGATTTTTCGGGATCTGGATCGGGCTGGCTATTTTCAGCTATGACCTGCTCACGCGCAGGGCCACGCCCGGCGCCAGGGTCTAG
- the pyk gene encoding pyruvate kinase: MRIAQRRTKIVATMGPATESEEAIDSLIKAGVDVVRLNFSHGTADEHRARAEKIRRIGLENDRHLAILADLQGPKIRLRKFKQGSVDLAIGDSFCLDTECADGEGDSNEVGVTYGKLPQDVEKDDILMLDDGRIVLKVDAVEGSRISCTVQVGGELSDNKGINLKGGGLTAEVLTDKDKADIKTAALIDADYVAVSFPRNAADMKQARMLLEAEGSTAGLVAKIERAEALENLEEIISVSEALMIARGDLGVEIGDANLPAVQKEIIRKARSQNCVTITATQMMESMRENPIPTRAEVFDVANAVLDGTDAVMLSAETATGAYPSETVLAMSDICLNAERQSSAIKSRHRLDDIFEKVDEAIAMAAMYTANHLEVRAIATLTESGSTSLWMSRISSAIPIYALSRHESTNRKVNLYRGVFPVYFPTIHTNHAEANQEAVELMRRRGAVEEGDLVIITKGDLMGTGGGTNAMKIVEVGNMPDFVA; encoded by the coding sequence ATGAGAATAGCGCAACGTAGAACCAAGATCGTCGCGACCATGGGTCCGGCGACGGAATCGGAAGAAGCCATCGACAGCCTGATCAAAGCCGGGGTTGACGTTGTACGGCTCAATTTTTCGCATGGTACCGCGGACGAACACAGGGCCCGTGCCGAGAAAATCCGGCGCATCGGCCTCGAGAACGACCGCCATCTCGCCATTCTTGCCGATCTACAGGGACCCAAGATTCGTCTCCGGAAATTCAAACAGGGTTCCGTCGATCTCGCCATCGGCGACAGCTTTTGCCTCGATACCGAGTGCGCGGATGGGGAGGGTGACAGTAACGAGGTTGGGGTAACCTACGGCAAGCTGCCGCAGGATGTCGAAAAGGACGATATCCTGATGCTCGATGACGGTCGTATCGTGTTGAAAGTTGACGCGGTCGAAGGATCGCGAATCAGCTGCACGGTGCAGGTCGGTGGCGAACTTTCCGATAACAAGGGTATCAATCTCAAGGGCGGTGGCCTGACCGCCGAGGTGTTAACCGACAAGGACAAGGCTGACATCAAGACTGCGGCACTGATCGATGCCGATTATGTCGCAGTCTCCTTCCCGAGGAACGCAGCCGACATGAAGCAGGCGCGCATGTTGCTCGAAGCCGAGGGTAGTACGGCGGGCCTCGTGGCAAAGATCGAGCGTGCCGAGGCACTCGAAAACCTGGAAGAGATTATTAGTGTCTCGGAAGCACTAATGATTGCGCGCGGCGATTTGGGAGTCGAAATCGGTGACGCCAATTTACCCGCGGTGCAAAAGGAGATTATTCGCAAGGCGCGTTCTCAGAACTGCGTGACCATTACCGCAACCCAGATGATGGAGTCGATGCGCGAAAACCCAATCCCGACGCGCGCCGAAGTCTTCGATGTCGCCAACGCGGTACTCGACGGAACCGACGCGGTGATGCTGTCGGCGGAAACCGCGACCGGTGCCTACCCGAGCGAGACCGTGCTTGCGATGTCCGATATTTGTCTTAATGCAGAGCGGCAAAGCAGCGCGATCAAATCCCGGCATCGCCTCGACGACATCTTCGAAAAAGTCGACGAAGCTATCGCGATGGCTGCCATGTATACCGCCAATCATCTTGAAGTGCGTGCCATTGCAACCCTGACTGAATCCGGGTCGACATCATTGTGGATGTCTCGTATCAGCTCGGCGATACCGATTTATGCACTGTCGCGCCATGAATCGACCAATCGCAAGGTCAACCTTTATCGTGGCGTGTTCCCGGTCTATTTCCCGACCATACATACCAATCACGCCGAGGCTAACCAGGAAGCGGTCGAATTGATGAGAAGGCGCGGCGCGGTCGAAGAGGGTGATCTCGTGATTATCACCAAGGGCGACCTGATGGGAACCGGGGGTGGTACCAACGCGATGAAGATTGTCGAAGTTGGCAACATGCCGGATTTCGTTGCCTAG
- a CDS encoding phosphoglycerate kinase produces the protein MPVLEMTGLDLAGKRVLIRQDLNVPVKDGVVTSDQRIKASLPAIQRCVEAGARLMIMSHLGRPEEGNPEPQFSLQPVANYLGQALGKDVRLVSDYLERAPEMADGDVVLLENVRFNRGEKVNDESLSQRYAGLCDIFVMDAFGTAHRAQASTHGVGRFAPVACAGPLLSAELDALARALHEPARPMVAIVGGSKVSTKLTVLDSLAEIVDQLIPGGGIANTFIAAAGYNVGKSLFEPVLVAEAKRLIEQAQARGGEIPVPTDVVCGKEFSESAAATVKPVSALEDDDMIFDIGPETSARFAEIMQQAATIVWNGPVGVFEFDQFGEGTRVLSHAIADSPAFSIAGGGDTLAAVDKYGISDRISYISTGGGAFLEFLEGKQLPAVAMLEQRYQEYENSAT, from the coding sequence ATGCCAGTACTGGAAATGACCGGCCTGGATCTGGCCGGTAAACGCGTATTGATTCGACAGGACCTGAATGTTCCGGTCAAGGATGGTGTCGTGACGAGCGACCAGCGGATCAAGGCGTCGCTCCCGGCAATTCAACGCTGCGTCGAGGCGGGTGCGCGTCTGATGATCATGTCCCACCTCGGCCGTCCCGAAGAAGGCAATCCGGAGCCGCAGTTCTCACTGCAACCAGTCGCGAATTACCTCGGCCAGGCACTTGGCAAGGATGTGCGCCTGGTGAGTGACTATCTCGAACGGGCGCCCGAGATGGCCGATGGCGACGTCGTGCTGCTCGAAAACGTGCGTTTCAATCGAGGAGAGAAAGTGAACGACGAAAGTCTTTCACAACGATATGCCGGGTTGTGCGATATTTTTGTTATGGATGCTTTCGGGACAGCGCATCGCGCACAGGCCTCGACCCACGGTGTCGGTCGCTTTGCACCCGTGGCCTGTGCCGGACCTCTACTTTCAGCCGAGCTCGACGCGTTGGCCAGGGCTTTGCATGAGCCGGCGCGGCCGATGGTTGCGATCGTCGGTGGCTCGAAGGTCTCGACTAAACTGACCGTGCTGGATTCGCTTGCGGAAATTGTGGATCAGCTGATCCCCGGTGGCGGAATCGCCAATACCTTTATCGCGGCCGCGGGTTACAATGTCGGCAAATCCCTGTTCGAACCGGTTCTGGTTGCTGAAGCGAAACGCCTGATAGAGCAGGCGCAGGCACGGGGCGGCGAAATTCCGGTCCCCACTGATGTCGTTTGTGGCAAGGAGTTTTCGGAATCGGCAGCTGCGACGGTTAAACCGGTTTCCGCGCTTGAAGACGATGACATGATCTTCGACATTGGCCCGGAGACGTCCGCTCGTTTCGCCGAAATCATGCAACAGGCAGCAACCATTGTCTGGAATGGCCCGGTCGGGGTTTTCGAGTTCGACCAGTTCGGAGAAGGCACCCGGGTGTTGTCACATGCGATTGCGGATTCACCCGCTTTTTCGATCGCGGGCGGCGGCGATACCCTGGCAGCTGTCGACAAGTACGGAATCTCGGATCGGATTTCGTATATTTCTACCGGTGGTGGCGCTTTCCTCGAGTTCCTGGAAGGTAAACAATTGCCGGCTGTGGCCATGCTGGAGCAGAGGTACCAGGAATATGAGAATAGCGCAACGTAG